AAACTGCTAGAGAATCATATATGTCCAAACATTACAAAATCACATTATACAAACCCTAGACAAAATCCTTCATTTTAagcttttatttttttacatttatAAAAATGTATGAACTGCTGCTCTAGCATTTTATTGCAATTTGTTACATAAGTACTCTCACAACAAAGAACAGTCTATCCTAGTGATATTGTACATTCCATCACAAATCACAAACAATAAGACCTATTATACAAAGAATACTTACTTCCCATGAGCAGTTTCTCCTGATAGCATGATAGCATCTGCACCTTCTTTGACTGCAATTGCTATGTCAGAAACTTCTGCTCTTGTTGGAGTGGGATGGTTTATCATGCTTTCTAACATGTTTGTTGCCACAATGACTGGTTTCTGCATGCTTCTACATGTCCTGATTATCTCTTCCTGTTAAGATAAATTAAACCTAATTTTCAAAGAACAATGAGACAGCAGAAGTACTCGGACAAAGAAAACATAAATTTCTAGATTATAACACTAATGaactgaaaaaaagaaaaagaaaaaagaaaaccttgAACCAGACTGGCCTTGTATCATTTGCCAGTTCGAACATGAAATTTCCCATTAGATTCTAGCGTTATCAGCAATCTTGTATTTGGACAATTACATGGCAAAATTTCTTGTAGAGCAAGTTGCTCAGACTTGGCAGAGACTCAGGTGCAAATATAAATCTGTGTTTGTACAAGCCCTTACATTTTTTAATATGGTTAAAACAATCCAAATTTGAAATATGTTATGAGGACACAGTCTTAAGGGTCCAAAATGATTatacatttaaaattatttatgcatttaataaataaatttaactAGATAATAGAGATGTTATGTGATTTCTTGGTATCCTATGTGATTTCTTGGTATCCTATGTAATTTCTTGATGTTCTAAATATATCATTGACGAATACAATAATGGTTCATGTTGCATGTTGGTGAGTTAAGAAAGAGATGGTTGAATCAAACCAATTTCTAAAGAAACATTCTTATAATCTGCAAAGGAGTCCATTTCCAAATAGGTCGATTTTATAGGAAAATGTAAggaacaaacaaaacaaaacaaaacaatgtTGTAAAAATACAACATTGTATATGTAAGCAGTTAATGCAAACCTGCAATAGAGGAACATCCTCAATTGGAAGTTCAGCACCAAGGTCTCCGCGTGCCACCATTGCCTACATATTCATCAAGTCATTGAGCAGCACATTCAAGCACAGAATGCTGACCCACAGATTGCATTAAAAAGTTTTTACACAGATGATTGAGCAACAGATTTTGAAATAGATGCAGAAGCACATGAATATACATTCATGCAAATGGTTGATACTTGATAGCACATAAATATAAACATGCAAAGCAAGAGACAGATGTGTAAGTACCAACTTGTGCGAATTGGCATTTGTTTAACTAAAAAGATAATTTCTTAACCTAGAAGCAGCTCATAATGTGGCTTTTTGTGGAACATCTGGTTGCTTTTGGCAATGAAGTaccataaaataaataatcaagaacaTCATTGACATTTAGTGATGAACAACCTTAGATGATATCAATATATGTGATATTCAAGATCTCGTCAAACTCAAGCTTTTTCTGATATTGATTCATCATCAGAAAAATCATGATAGTCTGTAATGTTCTACAATCAGGTCACAATTCTAAATTTATATTAGAGATGAGGACAATCAAATAGTCCTGGCTGTCAGGTAAGACAGACCAAACACAAACTTCCTTAAGCTTAAGAAACTAATTTGTAATCCATGTTGTGTTCTGATTAGAAAACCAATACTGAGCTGAGATCGACTCTGGCTAGGATAATAGGCAATCTGACCATATGTTTAGTCCTTGATGCAATGAGGATATAGTCATGTTCATGTCAGGATTTCAGGTTCAGAAATTGGGTTCTGATCAGTATTTTAATACTTTTGGTCATAATCCAACTCCAAGTTAGGCCATAAATTTAGGGATGCAAATTGCATTCAGGCCACTAGAGATAATTCTCTCCTAACATTTGTATTTGTGTGAGTATTTGAAATTACAATGAAACTTTTAGAGACTGAGCTTGTTTTTTGTATTTTGCACGGAAGACTGACCTTGCCTCATTCAGTAAAGAAAAGGAATGAGCACCATAAATTTCCAAAAACACAAAGAAGACAGAAGTACCACCTTATTTGGTTCTTAAAAAGTTAATGACAAATACATAGTCTTCCAACATTTTATTACATCCTACAACTTGGCCTCAATAGCAAAAGTTTAAGAAATTAGAAGTGATAATTTTAGCATTTGAATAAGTAAAGCTTAGAAACTAGCAGACAATGCCTTACCCCATCTGAAGCAGAAATTATGGCCTGAAGGTTTGGAATTGAATCAGCACTTTCTATTTTAGGGATAATGTGTATATCTGCATGGCAACCTTATTGACAGCAGAGTtgaagaaatgaaacaaaataaGATTGCCATGAATTAGTGAACAGACACAATATAAGTATAGCAGTGTTCGAGGTTTACTTCTGAGAAATTCTTTTAATTCATGTATCACTTTTGCATCTTTAACGAATGAAACTGCAAAGAAATCAACTTCGTTGTCCACACCAAACTTAATATCTTCCcaatccttttctgcatgaacacCAGTACTGTTAGGAAATATTTATCAGACACCATAACCAGTAAAAAGAAATTCAACAAGAagaaatttctaaatattttaaaaaagaagaaaattgaaaACCTGTAATGGATGGAAGAGTAGCACTTTTGCCGCGCACATTTAAGTGTCGCCTTGATTTTAGTTCTCCACCATCAATTGCTGTGCACTTGACTGTATCAGGCGTCTTGGCCCTTACAGCTAGTGACATCATCCCTCCTACCAGAATGTCAAGAATCATGTAAAGTTAGCAACATTGCATCAGAAGCTTGTGTACATTCATATTTATGTTAGACAGGTATAGCATGAAGTGTGATCATGAACAATGATAAAAGAAGCTACCCCTGAAGATGTATGAGACTATGACCAATCCTTCTGGTGCTGCATTTTTTATCCAAAAGTTATCAGGATCACAGCTaaaaagtaaagaaaataaaGATCTAACTGTACATCATTCCTTGCACGCACAATGTTTTGttgattgcacaaaagaaaagataaTGTTAGTGATCACTCTGATATCATTTTCTTGGTTTTCCTCCTAAACATGACTTGACAACAATTAATTCGCCAATTTTTTTACAGACAGATTTTCATTCTTTCAATAGCAGCATGTTACTTCTCACACTAGCCACATAACAAAATTACCACTAAGTTTATTCTTATCAGGTTAGACAAGTTTGATAAATAGAATCAATCGGCTTATTCATCATTATGCGAACAATTTAGACAAGTTCCAGATTACTAATGAATTTAGCATAAGAGACGGAAGAAAATTAGTGTTGATAAAAATCTGCTCTCACCATCAACCAAGAGAACATCTCCAACTTCCACATCATTCACAAAGTCATCATAATTCACACTCACAGTGTCTTCAGAGCTAACTCCTCTTTTGATAGTAAAGTTGAATTCCTGACCTTCCTTGAGCAAGATAGGTTGTGGCAAATCTCCACTTCTTACCTCAGGACCCTGCACGAGAAAAATATGGTCATGAGGGTTGGGGAATGAAGTTGAGGATCCCAAACTTGCAACTTTTGTTCATGCATTGTTGAAGTATGTCACATGCATGATGTGGGCTTAAAACACAGACATCAATTTGGTTATCCAAATATTAGCAAAAATGTAGTGCCCATGACAGTGGTTCCACACCATCTTAGATCAGCCAACCTTTTGCTGAGGCAATCCAATAGAAGTGATGGTCATAATCTATATGGAAGTGCCCATGTGAAGCAACCAAATGGCAATGTTGCCTATGAGCTATGTATATATATGCTAGTATGAGGCAGTCAACCCCTGCCCATTCCCAAGTGGAGGGCATTGTGGGTGTTTAGAGCTATTCATACAGGAGTCATTATGCCAATCTGAATCCTACATGATTGAATTCCCAAATAGGATTGATGATAgttacaccaaaaaaaaaaaaaaaacagaaagttTGTCACAAAGTGTCAATGGTATCCCCCCATTCAAAAGCATGATCCTGGGATACAACAACCtagtttaaatgagattgctaataaatatcttgatgatgatgtaaaGCCACCATCAGATCAAATCATTCAAGAAGCCACGGAGTCTATACAGTGTGACCCTCGTATGGAACAACTTGTTTAGCCCTATCAGGATGAACATCATAAATttctattataattaaaaaatcatCTTCCACAAGCTTGTTGCTACAATAATATTGAATTTACGATGCATGGTACAAACAGGGTACCAGGGTAGACAGTGATGAATAATATTGGAGAGTTGTTACGTAGCCCAGTTTTGAATTGATGATACCAATTTCAAAAAGGTTGGTGAAGGATTAATGGAACATGAGCTCATCTTTTCTGAAAACCAGATGCAGCCTACTGCATTAACCTAATGGTGGATACTAATGACAGCCTATTGCTTAAAATGATAATGGCAAAGGCACAAAGCAACATTGTTTCATTTATAATCATCACTGCGGTGCTTGCATTGATGAAGAGATTCTTGGAAGAGAATGGTTGATACAATTCTTTTACAAAACAACAGTGTTTCATTTTATAATCATCACCGTGACACATAGTATTTTAAACATAGTCTCGATTATATTTGTTAATGTGATCATATTACAAAACAAGAAAGCGAAAGAATGAATGGTTGATACAATTTGGAATGAAGCACATAAAGTATGTTTGAGAAACATATCAATGAAACATTTACTAAAACAAGACATCAAATACTCAAAGAGATGTTTGTGATTATACATTGTACCTTGGTGTCCAGCATTACAGCAATAACATTGTCTTTGTGTTGGTAATTGTATTCCTTAACCAAATCAATGATCTTCTGGTGCGACTCATGATCACCATGAGACATATTAAGCCGTGCAACATTCATTCCCTCCTCTGCTAATTTCCAGATCATTTCACGTGTGTTCGTCGAAGGACCAACTGTACATACTATCTTTGTCTTCCTGTGAAAATCAGGTGGTAGCCTTGTTTCCCCAATTGGAACACTCAACTGGAACTCGTGCAATGCATTTAGCTTGTCCTGAAGAAATTGTAGACCCAATTTCGTCAGAAATAAGGATAGAGGCTATTAATTTAAACTAGATGTCTCTAAAATACTTCTTGCACAAACCATCAGTTAACAGGTCACAACCACCTATTTACGTCCGTAACCATCAAAGGGCAGTCAATACAAAGAATCCTTATAATACGAATGCATAAGCTATCCAAAAAGACAACTTGTGCAAACAAAAAGAACATCTAGCAAGCTTGAACCAGCTGAAAAGTGATCGAGCTGGAGCATGGAGCTTCAAATTAGAGGACCCAACTGTTCCACTCAGTCCTCCCTCTTCACGGATCGGTGAGTGGCATAGCTGCGAAGGCCCCATCCTAACCTTCCAAACCCTAGCTTGTTGCGTCTCCGATTCCCGAATGAAAACCACAAATGCCATTCACAATCAACCAAACACTTCCAAAGCAGACCGAAATCAACAATAGGGAGTCAAGAACTCACCGAGCAGACAGGAGCGCCGATCTCCTCGGTAAGGTCATCCCGCCTCTCCGCTGCCCTCATCGATCTCACGGAGAGCCCGACGGTAGCGTTCAGCCTGGCCCCTCGCCGTCCCCTTCCATTTTTATGGAACGTCCGGCCGACGCACCGCGATGAGGCCAGGCCGCCGATCTCCGTCATCGTTGCCATTATTGTCCAAAGGGAGATGACGGGAGAGGAGTCGCTTCTGCCCTTTCGAACAACGACGCGACGGCACCTCTTTCGTGGGGTTGCAGCTCAAAGATATTTATAGCGTGTCACCGCCGAGGCGCCCTACTTCGTTGCTACAGAGCGGTGAACAAATATGAACGGCGACAAAATAACGAACGACAACGGAAAAAATGAGAACAGTACAAATGGACGGTCGAGATGACCAAACGTGTTTAAATATGGTGTCAAGTCCTACTCGCATTGGACCCCACTGACCAGTGTTTTCTAAGTGGCtcttcatgtttctttttgtgttaTTCTCACGGCTCTTtcttgtcttctttttcttttttttctttttttttttttcaaattgcatcctttatttgttataatcctaAAATGTTTCACGATTGTAATTCTGGTTTTTATAGAGTATTATTTTCGGATCAATTCAGCCTGTGGACCAATTCACCAGAAAggttgaatttatgttgtggcttGTCAGAGATATTTTGAGGAATATGGcaaaaaatatctttaatttaaaaatatccaaATTATCTCTTAAATTTTTGTGTAAGTTATAGTGTTTTGAtctgttatattattttataagtgttTTGATTATCTACttgaaaacattataaatgatctaaatagGTTATTAACCTCAACCAAACTAActttaaacctaaaaatataatattttaatgatCTATAATCAATAACAACCCAAGAACATAATATAATGTTATTTGTAGTGTTTTCAATAcatcaataaaatactataaatgatattataaatattataaataatttaaataaaaataccagttgaaattttaatttaaaaaaattgagggatattttagatatttttaaattaaatatatttattttaaaaagtaaaaaagtaattatcatatatatatatatattttatttatagatATAATTTAATGTACAGTTACTGTATTTATTGTCATTATCACTGTGCTATCAACGTCAACAATactaattatatatgtatatatatgtatatatatatatagttaatatTATTGACGATGATtgtgacagtgataatgacaataAATACAGTAACTGTACACCAAATTATATCTATAagtaaaaattatttattatatattttgtgTCGTAGATATGCAATCGAATTAATTGACGCATCGAACGAAAGACACGTGTTTCATTTACACTGGCCCGGGACAATaatatttttcctctttttttgttttttagaatTTACAAGATAATTTTGGAAGGTATTTGTGGATAGATTCGGCACGTCACGAAGTATCTAAAAATGAATGTTGGGTTGGCAGCGGAACAGAATGTCCAAAAGTGAGAGGGGTAGAACGATAACTTTGCCGTCGGCGGTTTCGTTATTCCTTCATTATTTCCTCAGTGATTTGTTTATTAGCGTCCGCTGTTTCTGCGCCCTTCCCGAATTAAAGGCAGCCTTTTGTCATCGTCATTGTTCGTGTTCGATTACAGTATCTGCTTGCCTTTAGTACTGAAAAGTTGTGAGTTAAGCactttcctttttgttttcttttccttaaaTTGGGTATTAAGGAGATTCGTTTGTTGACTGCATACAACCATTTTTGTTGATATAAAGAATTGGGGAGGCAGCGTCTCAGATTTTTGGGTGGCGAAAGACTGTGATCAGAACCGGCCGAGGAAATATCTGCCTGTTTTTTCCAGGTGAGATCTCACTTTGTCTCTGGTCGACACGGATTTAGCTGCTGCAGGTCGTCTAAATCATTTCGAATTTATTCGAATCGATCGTACCAGATTCAGATTACTCGCGCTGTTTCTCTTCCTTCGGCATCCAATTGTCTCATTACTTTGAATACGTCGCTGTAAACTAtttgtttcattttttatttttcatcgggGAATTCGAAGGTCTCGCGTCTTTGGTACTCCTTAATGTGTCAGATAGACGGGGCAGCCGGTCGTCCCGATTTCAACTTTAAAAGGCAGGTTTTTTGGAGTAAATTTTTAGCAAAGGAAGAATCAAggtgttattttcttttttttttccccaaaagAGAGACATAATCTGAATTGTTTTGGTGAAATTTGgttattttcctttattttttggTAAAATAAGCTGGTCAAGAAATTGTTTCACATAATTTTTAAGCTCGGCGGACTCCATTTGTTCGATGTAATGTGGCCGATGTACTTCTTCACATGTTGCCATTATGTAGCCAAGAGAGAAGGAGAAAAGGAACATCCCTTCTTCTGATAAACTATTACAGCAAAGGTAGTCTGATCCCGGCTGCAT
The DNA window shown above is from Musa acuminata AAA Group cultivar baxijiao chromosome BXJ2-4, Cavendish_Baxijiao_AAA, whole genome shotgun sequence and carries:
- the LOC135610847 gene encoding pyruvate kinase isozyme G, chloroplastic-like isoform X2 yields the protein MAFVVFIRESETQQARVWKVRMGPSQLCHSPIREEGGLSGTDKLNALHEFQLSVPIGETRLPPDFHRKTKIVCTVGPSTNTREMIWKLAEEGMNVARLNMSHGDHESHQKIIDLVKEYNYQHKDNVIAVMLDTKGPEVRSGDLPQPILLKEGQEFNFTIKRGVSSEDTVSVNYDDFVNDVEVGDVLLVDGGMMSLAVRAKTPDTVKCTAIDGGELKSRRHLNVRGKSATLPSITEKDWEDIKFGVDNEVDFFAVSFVKDAKVIHELKEFLRSCHADIHIIPKIESADSIPNLQAIISASDGAMVARGDLGAELPIEDVPLLQEEIIRTCRSMQKPVIVATNMLESMINHPTPTRAEVSDIAIAVKEGADAIMLSGETAHGKYPLKAVKVMHNVAIRTESTVLSDILHTTAAAIQTGDCGDVSQRHISAMFAFHATNMAKTLGTPIIVFTQTGSMPILLSHFRPSSTIFAFTNQERVKQRLVLYHGVLPIHMQFYENADETFSRAIKHLMNLKYLKQGESVTLVRSGTRPIWRSEFTHHIQVRKVQD
- the LOC135610847 gene encoding pyruvate kinase isozyme G, chloroplastic-like isoform X1, translated to MATMTEIGGLASSRCVGRTFHKNGRGRRGARLNATVGLSVRSMRAAERRDDLTEEIGAPVCSDKLNALHEFQLSVPIGETRLPPDFHRKTKIVCTVGPSTNTREMIWKLAEEGMNVARLNMSHGDHESHQKIIDLVKEYNYQHKDNVIAVMLDTKGPEVRSGDLPQPILLKEGQEFNFTIKRGVSSEDTVSVNYDDFVNDVEVGDVLLVDGGMMSLAVRAKTPDTVKCTAIDGGELKSRRHLNVRGKSATLPSITEKDWEDIKFGVDNEVDFFAVSFVKDAKVIHELKEFLRSCHADIHIIPKIESADSIPNLQAIISASDGAMVARGDLGAELPIEDVPLLQEEIIRTCRSMQKPVIVATNMLESMINHPTPTRAEVSDIAIAVKEGADAIMLSGETAHGKYPLKAVKVMHNVAIRTESTVLSDILHTTAAAIQTGDCGDVSQRHISAMFAFHATNMAKTLGTPIIVFTQTGSMPILLSHFRPSSTIFAFTNQERVKQRLVLYHGVLPIHMQFYENADETFSRAIKHLMNLKYLKQGESVTLVRSGTRPIWRSEFTHHIQVRKVQD